The Methanosphaera sp. BMS genome contains a region encoding:
- a CDS encoding RNA-protein complex protein Nop10 translates to MKFRMKKCKECGQYTLKEICPQCNHKVGVIFPPRYSPQDKYGKYRRKIKQEEWNIQNFNQK, encoded by the coding sequence ATGAAATTCCGTATGAAGAAATGTAAAGAATGTGGACAATACACTCTCAAAGAAATATGTCCTCAATGTAATCATAAAGTAGGTGTTATATTCCCTCCAAGATACTCTCCACAGGATAAATATGGAAAATACAGAAGAAAAATAAAACAGGAAGAATGGAATATACAGAACTTTAATCAAAAATAA
- the grpE gene encoding nucleotide exchange factor GrpE — MTKEKKEKINKEDEEVQEEKQTKESEKTDDNEDKLQKNEKTDDNDKQEEKETTPDEIIEQLENQVQEYRDKLQRSQADFENFKKRSIKEKQEFVKYANEGLILKVLEAYEDLGRALEVKEDKDLREGVELIYKKMDKILKDEGVEEIETEHQKFDPYKHEALMTQKNDDYENNEIIQDLQKGYTLNSKVIRYSKVIVCKK; from the coding sequence ATGACAAAAGAAAAGAAAGAAAAAATCAATAAGGAAGATGAAGAAGTTCAAGAAGAAAAACAAACAAAGGAATCTGAAAAAACAGATGACAATGAAGACAAACTTCAAAAAAATGAAAAAACAGATGACAATGACAAACAGGAAGAAAAAGAAACAACACCTGATGAAATCATAGAACAACTTGAAAACCAAGTACAGGAATACAGGGACAAACTTCAAAGATCACAAGCAGACTTCGAAAACTTCAAAAAACGTTCAATAAAAGAAAAGCAGGAATTCGTCAAGTATGCCAATGAAGGTTTAATACTTAAAGTACTGGAGGCTTATGAAGACTTAGGACGAGCATTAGAGGTAAAAGAAGATAAAGATCTGCGTGAAGGAGTAGAATTAATCTATAAGAAAATGGATAAAATACTCAAGGATGAAGGAGTAGAGGAAATCGAAACAGAACATCAAAAATTCGATCCATACAAGCACGAAGCTCTAATGACACAGAAAAATGATGATTATGAAAACAATGAAATCATCCAAGACTTACAAAAAGGATATACATTAAACTCAAAAGTTATAAGATATTCAAAAGTAATAGTATGTAAAAAATAG
- a CDS encoding proteasome assembly chaperone family protein has translation MELETKIKEIEEVELENPIVLEGLPGIGFVGKIVVDQIIKQLDATKFAELESDYFPPQVTMKKNGLIEHMKNEFYYLKDVGKYNQDLILLTGNSQASDFEGQIIISKILANYFEDKKAKKIFTLGGLGTGEMIEKSRICIAGNNKELIDEVLEIENTTIRKDEGGAIIGASGLLLYYAEKMGIDAVCLMGETPGFYIDPSAAKEMLLVLFEILQFEIDLEEINEQVEDTLKKLANTAQLGPLGVEPQVNKPNDDLRYIG, from the coding sequence ATGGAATTAGAAACCAAAATTAAAGAAATAGAAGAAGTGGAACTTGAAAATCCCATAGTACTTGAAGGATTACCTGGAATAGGATTCGTAGGTAAAATAGTGGTAGATCAAATAATTAAACAGCTCGATGCAACGAAGTTTGCAGAATTGGAATCCGATTATTTCCCCCCACAGGTGACCATGAAGAAAAATGGGTTAATAGAACACATGAAAAACGAATTTTACTATTTGAAGGATGTTGGAAAATATAACCAGGATCTAATCTTACTTACAGGTAATTCACAGGCATCAGACTTTGAAGGTCAAATAATAATCTCAAAAATACTTGCAAACTACTTTGAAGATAAGAAAGCCAAGAAGATATTTACACTCGGCGGACTTGGAACAGGTGAAATGATTGAAAAAAGTAGAATTTGCATAGCAGGAAATAACAAGGAATTAATCGATGAAGTGCTTGAAATTGAAAACACCACAATCAGAAAAGATGAGGGTGGAGCAATAATAGGGGCTAGCGGATTATTATTATACTATGCTGAAAAGATGGGCATAGATGCGGTATGTTTAATGGGAGAAACTCCTGGCTTTTATATAGATCCTAGTGCCGCTAAGGAAATGTTGCTGGTATTGTTTGAAATATTGCAATTTGAAATAGACCTTGAGGAAATCAATGAACAGGTGGAAGACACACTTAAAAAATTGGCAAATACTGCCCAGTTAGGTCCGCTAGGTGTAGAACCACAAGTTAACAAACCAAATGATGATTTAAGATATATTGGTTAA
- the hpt gene encoding hypoxanthine/guanine phosphoribosyltransferase encodes MLNKLEKSLIECPVVKKGDYFYFVHPISDGVPLVEAELLDSVMDYITDNFDLSNVEKIVGVEAMGIPLATALSLKTNIPFVVVRKRSYGLEGEKQVNQKTGYGKSKLYINGLKKDDNVLLIDDVVSTGGTLTSVITALDEIGVNIIHIIVPIEKDDGKMIVERNTNHKLETLVKIKMVDGKVTIVDK; translated from the coding sequence ATGTTAAATAAGTTAGAAAAATCATTAATAGAGTGTCCTGTTGTTAAAAAAGGGGATTATTTTTATTTTGTACATCCAATAAGTGATGGTGTACCGTTAGTTGAAGCGGAGTTATTGGATAGTGTTATGGATTACATTACGGATAACTTCGACTTGAGTAATGTTGAGAAGATTGTCGGAGTGGAAGCTATGGGAATACCACTGGCCACGGCATTATCATTAAAAACAAACATACCCTTTGTAGTAGTCAGAAAAAGGTCATATGGTCTTGAAGGAGAAAAACAGGTTAATCAAAAAACAGGTTATGGAAAAAGTAAACTGTATATCAATGGACTAAAAAAGGATGATAATGTCCTGCTTATAGATGATGTTGTAAGTACCGGCGGAACGTTAACCAGTGTCATCACAGCCCTTGATGAGATTGGAGTAAACATTATTCACATAATAGTACCTATAGAGAAGGATGATGGTAAGATGATTGTTGAAAGAAACACCAATCATAAACTCGAAACATTGGTTAAAATCAAGATGGTGGATGGAAAAGTAACGATTGTTGACAAATAG
- a CDS encoding 30S ribosomal protein S27e has translation MAKQESNFLKVKCGDCESHQIIFDHAASTVKCNICGKTLVEPKGGRSKIYAQIVEVLEH, from the coding sequence ATGGCTAAACAGGAAAGTAATTTTTTAAAAGTTAAATGTGGAGATTGCGAAAGCCATCAAATCATATTCGACCACGCAGCAAGTACAGTTAAATGTAATATCTGCGGTAAAACATTAGTTGAACCAAAAGGTGGACGTTCCAAAATCTATGCACAAATCGTAGAAGTTTTAGAACATTAA
- a CDS encoding transcription factor S, whose translation MEFCPECGKVLFPKDGIFACDSCGYEKKVTEESKKQYEVSEKVNAEDTVIVTDDNVKTLPTIKVICPKCQNKLAFWWLQQTRSADESETRFFRCTDCDYTWREYD comes from the coding sequence ATGGAGTTTTGTCCAGAATGTGGAAAAGTACTGTTTCCAAAGGATGGTATTTTTGCATGCGATAGTTGCGGATATGAAAAGAAAGTAACAGAAGAGTCTAAAAAACAGTATGAAGTCAGTGAAAAGGTTAATGCAGAAGATACAGTTATTGTAACAGATGACAATGTAAAAACATTACCAACCATTAAGGTGATTTGTCCAAAATGTCAGAATAAACTTGCATTTTGGTGGTTACAGCAAACACGTAGTGCAGATGAATCCGAAACAAGATTCTTTAGATGTACTGACTGTGACTACACTTGGAGAGAGTATGATTAA
- a CDS encoding 50S ribosomal protein L44e encodes MKIPKERRTYCPKCKRHTVHEVQTAKRRKASELKWGQRQFRRVTAGYRGYPRPLPSGSKPVKKLDLRYKCKECGKAHIKGSGFRAGKVEFVSE; translated from the coding sequence GTGAAAATACCAAAAGAAAGAAGGACTTACTGTCCAAAATGTAAAAGACACACAGTACATGAAGTACAAACAGCTAAAAGAAGAAAAGCAAGTGAATTAAAATGGGGTCAACGTCAGTTCAGGCGTGTAACCGCTGGTTACAGAGGTTATCCAAGGCCGTTACCATCAGGTAGTAAACCTGTTAAAAAATTAGATTTAAGATACAAATGTAAAGAATGTGGAAAAGCTCACATTAAAGGTTCAGGATTCCGTGCAGGAAAAGTTGAATTCGTATCAGAATAG
- the dph2 gene encoding diphthamide biosynthesis enzyme Dph2: protein MPVIEYDYKIGQIKSEIERLDAKNIILQFPEGLKTDAIDVSNSIQEVVPYVNIIIDADPCFGACDLADNKVNHHIDLVVHFAHTPLPIKTDCPVLFIEASSSSDVVSPIEDAMDKLDESTNTVGLITTAQHMHKLGQMKEIIESHGYEVKVDSGKGTSVAQVLGCNFTSIKNLDVDEIIYVGSGDFHALGVRLFTKKKVILADPFTGKSRDIEEFYDRILRIRFARITKAKKAKSFGIVLSSKKGQLRFDLAIRLKKIINEYGFEAQILNMDFISPDRMLPFNLDAYVMTACPRIAIDDSAMYKKPVLTPQELQIVLGIRDWDDYLMDEIIIHDQQL, encoded by the coding sequence ATGCCAGTTATTGAATATGATTATAAAATAGGACAGATAAAATCAGAGATTGAAAGGTTGGATGCTAAAAATATAATTCTTCAATTTCCGGAAGGATTAAAGACGGATGCTATTGATGTATCAAACAGTATACAGGAAGTTGTGCCATATGTTAACATTATCATAGATGCAGATCCATGTTTTGGTGCATGTGACTTGGCGGATAATAAGGTCAATCATCACATTGACCTGGTTGTTCATTTCGCACACACTCCTCTTCCTATCAAAACGGATTGTCCTGTTTTATTTATCGAGGCATCAAGCAGCAGTGACGTGGTAAGTCCAATTGAGGATGCCATGGATAAACTGGATGAATCCACGAATACAGTGGGTCTTATAACAACAGCTCAACATATGCATAAGCTTGGTCAGATGAAGGAAATTATAGAGTCCCATGGATATGAAGTGAAAGTCGACAGCGGAAAGGGCACTTCCGTAGCCCAGGTACTTGGATGCAACTTCACTTCCATAAAGAATCTTGATGTTGATGAGATAATATATGTCGGCAGCGGTGACTTCCATGCTCTGGGCGTAAGATTATTTACCAAGAAAAAGGTCATACTTGCGGACCCGTTCACGGGAAAAAGTAGGGATATTGAAGAGTTCTATGATAGAATACTGAGGATAAGATTTGCCAGAATAACCAAGGCAAAAAAAGCAAAAAGCTTTGGTATAGTACTATCATCCAAGAAAGGACAGCTACGATTTGATTTGGCAATACGTCTTAAGAAGATAATTAATGAATATGGATTTGAAGCTCAAATACTTAATATGGACTTTATAAGTCCTGATAGAATGTTGCCGTTTAATCTGGATGCATATGTCATGACGGCATGTCCAAGAATAGCAATAGATGACAGTGCAATGTATAAGAAACCTGTACTTACACCGCAGGAGCTTCAGATTGTTTTGGGTATTAGAGACTGGGATGATTACCTAATGGATGAAATCATTATCCATGATCAACAGTTATAG
- a CDS encoding NUDIX hydrolase — MKEYRNPALTVDAIIMDDEKLLLIKRLNNPYKDSWALPGGFVEYGECVEDACIREAKEETNLDISIDELVGVYSDPARDPRGHTVTVAYKCSIMGSTLESSSDAKDARFFTLDELKMLCLAFDHEKILEDAGIL, encoded by the coding sequence ATGAAAGAATATAGAAATCCCGCGTTGACTGTAGATGCAATAATAATGGATGATGAAAAACTGCTTCTTATCAAGAGGTTAAATAATCCCTATAAGGATTCATGGGCACTTCCCGGTGGATTTGTCGAGTATGGGGAGTGTGTGGAGGATGCTTGTATTCGTGAGGCAAAAGAAGAAACTAATCTTGACATATCCATTGATGAATTGGTTGGTGTTTATTCCGATCCCGCTAGGGATCCTCGCGGACATACCGTGACAGTTGCATATAAATGCAGTATCATGGGCAGTACTCTTGAATCAAGTTCTGATGCCAAGGATGCCAGGTTTTTTACATTGGATGAACTTAAAATGCTTTGTCTGGCATTTGATCATGAGAAAATTCTTGAAGATGCGGGAATATTGTAA
- a CDS encoding TIGR00375 family protein: MIINTDLHIHSKYSMATSKNMIIPTIAAECQKKGIDLIATGDAFHSAWLNHMENHLTQINNTGIYAINQSIGDFSTNFITTVEVEDNHRIHHLIIIPSIDVAWSMRDEFVTKNMDADGRPKIRMDASQIIEIAQDYNCIMGPAHVFTPWTGLFKEYDSILDCYNTKPDFVELGLSADTYLADRIGQLNDYTFLTNSDSHSPWSHRIAREFNRICLDELSYDGVVSAIKNNRIIENYGLDPRMGKYHQTGCSSCYKIYSTSDASKLNMRCSCGGRIKKGVLARIDELADEDKAHNQGNHPPYRYIVPLAELLSAIYDKGVTTKFVKTRYDKLIELFGDEISVLVDADVDEIAKHDKLLAGVIKQYRMNELNVIVGRGGRYGQVDYST, translated from the coding sequence ATGATTATCAACACTGATTTACATATCCACAGCAAATATTCCATGGCCACCTCAAAAAACATGATAATTCCAACGATTGCAGCGGAGTGTCAGAAAAAGGGAATAGACTTGATAGCTACAGGGGATGCATTTCATTCTGCATGGTTAAACCACATGGAAAATCATTTAACGCAAATTAACAATACTGGAATATACGCAATTAATCAATCCATTGGCGACTTTTCCACTAATTTTATAACGACAGTTGAAGTTGAAGACAATCATCGTATTCATCATCTTATTATCATACCATCAATTGATGTGGCATGGTCTATGAGAGATGAATTTGTTACAAAAAATATGGATGCCGATGGAAGGCCCAAAATAAGAATGGATGCTAGTCAAATAATTGAAATTGCACAGGATTATAACTGTATAATGGGACCGGCACATGTATTTACGCCATGGACTGGTCTATTTAAGGAGTATGATTCTATTTTAGATTGCTATAATACAAAACCTGATTTTGTGGAGCTTGGTCTTTCGGCAGACACGTATCTGGCCGATAGGATAGGACAACTTAATGACTATACATTTTTAACAAACTCCGATAGCCATTCACCATGGTCACACAGGATAGCAAGGGAGTTTAATAGGATATGCCTGGATGAACTGTCCTACGATGGAGTGGTAAGTGCCATTAAGAATAACAGGATTATTGAAAATTATGGTTTGGATCCGCGAATGGGAAAGTATCATCAAACGGGCTGCTCATCATGCTATAAAATATATTCAACAAGTGATGCGTCCAAGTTAAACATGAGGTGTAGTTGTGGTGGTAGAATTAAAAAGGGAGTACTTGCCAGAATTGATGAGTTGGCTGATGAGGATAAGGCTCATAATCAGGGTAATCATCCACCGTACAGGTATATTGTGCCGCTTGCCGAGCTTTTAAGTGCAATATATGATAAGGGTGTTACTACGAAGTTTGTCAAGACAAGGTATGACAAGTTAATAGAATTATTTGGCGATGAGATTAGCGTACTTGTTGATGCCGATGTTGATGAAATAGCAAAACATGATAAATTGTTGGCGGGTGTTATCAAGCAGTATCGGATGAATGAATTAAATGTAATTGTTGGTCGTGGGGGACGCTACGGCCAGGTTGATTATTCTACTTAA
- the pcn gene encoding proliferating cell nuclear antigen (pcna), which translates to MFKLVLSDPSIFKTSFDAISSIVDEVQIEVDSDGLRLNAIDRSHITYVHLELKESLFDIYECDKPIKLNLDTEELMKVLKRSKSDDVMELTVDAGSLVITFEGAVKKTFKVKLIDLEYDAPTPPQIEYPVEISMPIATLKETIQDIEIVADRVAFAVDPDNLTLTAVGDFADAEVEYLHGEQVEENVRSIFAIENIKEMLKAEKFADSTFIALGNDMPLTLSLKLLNDEGELTFLLAPRIEEE; encoded by the coding sequence GTGTTTAAACTAGTATTAAGTGATCCAAGTATTTTTAAAACGAGTTTTGATGCAATATCATCAATAGTCGATGAAGTACAAATAGAAGTAGACTCAGATGGTCTAAGACTAAATGCAATAGACAGAAGCCACATTACATATGTACACCTGGAACTAAAAGAAAGCTTATTCGATATATATGAATGTGACAAACCAATAAAATTAAACCTTGATACCGAAGAATTAATGAAAGTACTCAAAAGATCAAAATCTGATGATGTAATGGAATTAACAGTCGATGCAGGTAGTTTAGTTATAACATTTGAAGGTGCCGTTAAAAAAACATTCAAAGTCAAGCTCATAGATTTGGAGTATGATGCACCAACACCACCACAAATAGAATACCCTGTGGAAATATCAATGCCTATAGCAACACTCAAGGAAACAATACAGGATATAGAAATTGTAGCGGATCGTGTAGCATTTGCAGTTGACCCTGATAATTTAACATTAACTGCAGTCGGGGATTTTGCAGATGCAGAAGTGGAATATTTGCATGGTGAACAAGTGGAAGAAAACGTACGTTCAATATTTGCTATAGAAAACATTAAAGAAATGTTAAAAGCAGAAAAATTTGCTGACAGTACATTTATAGCATTAGGTAACGACATGCCATTAACATTATCATTAAAACTATTAAATGATGAAGGGGAATTAACCTTCTTATTAGCACCAAGAATAGAAGAAGAATAA
- a CDS encoding exosome complex RNA-binding protein Csl4, producing the protein MNHKENEYVFPGEVLCAYEEYMPSDWTYVDDGYVKASIAGKISIDEKNKSIKIKADNAPRSLKKNDLVIGYITEVKSSKALVTIKKIIGTDRDLITGYKGYIHISKATSDYIQTLHYLFKIGDIIKARVANVYSNDYIELTTSNNDLGVIKAMCVNCRKFMKLDKKTHTLECECGHKDTRKISVNYGGLKE; encoded by the coding sequence ATGAATCATAAAGAAAATGAATATGTATTTCCCGGAGAGGTCTTATGTGCCTATGAAGAGTATATGCCATCTGACTGGACCTATGTGGATGATGGTTATGTTAAAGCCAGTATCGCTGGAAAAATATCCATTGACGAAAAGAACAAGTCAATAAAAATAAAGGCAGATAATGCACCCAGGTCATTGAAAAAGAATGATTTGGTGATAGGTTACATAACAGAAGTCAAATCGTCCAAGGCATTGGTCACCATTAAAAAAATCATAGGTACCGATAGGGACTTGATAACTGGATATAAGGGTTATATACATATTTCTAAGGCTACAAGTGATTATATTCAAACATTACATTACCTATTCAAGATAGGGGATATTATAAAGGCAAGAGTTGCAAACGTATACAGTAATGATTATATTGAATTAACAACATCCAATAATGATTTGGGTGTCATTAAGGCAATGTGTGTCAATTGCCGTAAATTCATGAAACTGGATAAGAAAACCCATACACTCGAATGTGAATGTGGACATAAGGATACGCGTAAGATATCAGTAAATTATGGAGGATTAAAAGAATGA
- a CDS encoding DNA-directed RNA polymerase subunit L — MKVVEEQDNRLVFEVTGESHTICNILRKRLMSQDEVTAAAYDITHPLVGQPEFEVDSPNPRESIKTASETIKEEASEFKDAVAKAFK, encoded by the coding sequence ATGAAAGTTGTAGAAGAACAAGATAATAGATTAGTATTTGAAGTAACAGGGGAAAGTCATACAATCTGTAACATATTAAGAAAAAGATTGATGTCACAGGATGAGGTGACAGCCGCAGCATATGATATAACTCACCCATTAGTTGGACAGCCTGAATTTGAAGTAGACAGTCCAAATCCAAGGGAATCTATTAAAACTGCATCTGAAACCATTAAAGAGGAAGCCAGTGAATTCAAGGATGCCGTAGCAAAAGCATTCAAATAA
- a CDS encoding translation initiation factor IF-2 subunit alpha → MVRVNKEWPEEGDLIVGTIHKVLNYGAFAKLEEYEGKEAFIHISEVSSGWVKNIRDYVRENQKIVARVLRVNPKKGHVDASLKRIREDQRTRRIQQWKIEQKAEKLLEISAKELNKSLDEAYDEVGYLIMEEFGDLYEGFELASDDGESVLLDIDVDEDWARVITDVAKKNISTPEVQITGYVDITSYKSNGVEVIIEALQSIENDNVEVQCVGAPKYRIMVTAQDYPSAEKILRESADKCISIVEENDGEGTFHRELDDN, encoded by the coding sequence ATGGTACGAGTAAATAAGGAATGGCCTGAAGAAGGTGATCTAATTGTTGGAACAATCCATAAAGTATTAAATTATGGGGCATTTGCAAAGTTAGAGGAATATGAAGGTAAAGAAGCATTCATTCACATTTCCGAAGTATCTTCCGGATGGGTCAAAAATATTCGTGACTATGTTCGTGAAAATCAGAAAATCGTGGCACGTGTATTAAGAGTAAATCCAAAGAAAGGTCATGTGGATGCATCTTTAAAACGTATTCGTGAAGATCAAAGAACACGTAGAATTCAGCAATGGAAGATAGAACAAAAAGCCGAAAAATTATTGGAAATATCCGCTAAGGAATTAAACAAGTCATTGGATGAGGCATATGATGAAGTGGGTTATCTGATAATGGAGGAATTCGGAGACTTATATGAAGGATTTGAATTAGCCTCTGACGATGGTGAAAGTGTACTTTTGGATATTGACGTCGATGAAGATTGGGCTAGAGTCATAACCGACGTTGCCAAGAAGAATATTTCAACTCCTGAGGTTCAAATAACAGGTTATGTGGATATTACATCCTATAAATCCAATGGTGTTGAAGTAATCATAGAAGCACTTCAATCTATTGAAAACGATAATGTTGAAGTTCAATGTGTTGGAGCTCCTAAATATAGGATTATGGTAACAGCACAGGATTACCCTTCAGCTGAAAAGATATTGCGAGAATCAGCTGATAAATGTATAAGTATTGTTGAAGAAAATGATGGGGAAGGTACTTTCCATCGTGAACTGGATGATAATTAA
- a CDS encoding ArsR family transcriptional regulator codes for MNLEAVLDVIGCKTRRDILALLTEEPRFVSQLSEQLNVGQKAIIGHLKAMEELGLINPTYQKIERGRPRKYYEISQGVEIKIFIKPDTIKMHMVGEEFTELYNIEERLIGGDEDAIDDLKILITKYKNAQRYAEDILSQVENPEKQKSKTIITDIRKTKAIPEFNVKN; via the coding sequence ATGAATTTAGAAGCCGTATTAGATGTGATAGGCTGTAAAACAAGAAGGGACATACTTGCATTACTAACAGAGGAACCACGATTTGTTAGTCAATTATCAGAACAATTAAATGTAGGTCAAAAAGCAATCATAGGTCATCTTAAGGCAATGGAAGAACTAGGACTAATCAATCCGACATACCAAAAAATAGAACGAGGCAGACCAAGAAAATACTATGAAATATCACAGGGAGTTGAAATAAAAATCTTCATAAAGCCCGATACAATAAAAATGCACATGGTCGGTGAAGAATTCACGGAACTATACAACATAGAAGAACGCCTGATAGGTGGAGATGAAGATGCAATAGATGACTTGAAAATATTAATTACAAAGTACAAAAATGCACAACGATATGCTGAAGACATACTAAGCCAAGTTGAAAATCCCGAAAAGCAAAAGTCAAAAACGATAATAACAGACATCAGAAAAACCAAGGCAATTCCCGAATTTAATGTGAAAAATTAA
- a CDS encoding alpha/beta fold hydrolase: MDIESIEAKYYILDEFEFLCGRKLEAQKVEYLTLGTPIYDDEGHITNAVVYFHGTSGNYASIKRISSLIGKDMAFDTDKLFFVSLSTLGTAGSSSPSVSGLHSDYPEYGILDMVNFNRKFLKDALNIVHPRGLIGNSMGGFEAICWAAVYPDTIDFLISLVSSYRVGGQNYILAKVMNDIIESDPDFNNRDVKSDLNRSLMLSSKAMYSFGLSRQFYMDQPIDQINKYMDEFAQEDAQEDVLDAYYRNIATLNYDLTSIVGDITADTLIIAIYEDQYFPPELDAIPMHALIENSKLVCYNSYLGHVGSSQLYKISDEVESFMANHK; this comes from the coding sequence ATGGATATTGAATCGATTGAAGCTAAATATTATATATTAGATGAATTTGAATTTCTCTGTGGTCGAAAACTTGAAGCACAGAAGGTGGAATATTTAACGTTGGGAACTCCAATATATGATGATGAAGGTCATATAACCAATGCAGTGGTATATTTCCATGGTACCAGCGGAAATTATGCGTCCATTAAGAGAATCAGCAGCTTAATAGGTAAGGACATGGCCTTTGATACCGATAAACTATTTTTCGTATCTCTGTCCACTCTCGGAACCGCCGGCAGCAGTAGTCCCAGCGTATCAGGATTGCATTCCGATTATCCCGAGTACGGTATATTGGACATGGTAAACTTCAATAGGAAATTCTTAAAGGATGCATTGAATATCGTTCATCCCAGGGGTTTAATCGGTAATTCAATGGGTGGATTCGAGGCCATATGCTGGGCTGCAGTATACCCGGACACCATCGATTTTTTAATATCTCTTGTCAGCAGTTATAGAGTCGGTGGACAAAATTATATTCTGGCCAAGGTAATGAATGACATAATAGAATCAGACCCTGATTTTAACAACAGGGACGTGAAATCGGATTTGAACAGATCCCTAATGTTGTCAAGTAAGGCAATGTATTCCTTTGGATTGTCAAGACAATTCTATATGGATCAACCCATAGACCAAATCAACAAGTATATGGATGAATTTGCACAAGAGGATGCTCAGGAGGACGTATTGGATGCATATTACAGAAACATCGCTACGCTTAACTATGATTTGACATCCATCGTCGGTGACATAACCGCCGATACATTGATAATAGCAATATACGAGGATCAATATTTCCCGCCGGAACTGGATGCCATACCAATGCATGCACTCATAGAGAATTCAAAGCTGGTATGCTACAATTCATACCTTGGTCATGTAGGCTCATCACAGCTATATAAAATCAGTGATGAAGTTGAAAGCTTCATGGCCAATCATAAATAA